A genomic stretch from Centroberyx gerrardi isolate f3 chromosome 10, fCenGer3.hap1.cur.20231027, whole genome shotgun sequence includes:
- the klhdc3l gene encoding leucine-zipper-like transcriptional regulator 1 homolog has protein sequence MPAMSQKSPCLWTRLPQGSQSPRDRYKHACCTYDGDVYVLGGRNNHCLRDFWRYSVVRNEWTELVCTSEAAPEELEEHSMVAHEGFLYVFGGMLDSAYTEWRCPLWVFHIAKQKWVHWQGKKSSPKTQMPTNRKGHSAVVFGSAMFVYGGYVDMRGSSQEFWSLDFDTMAWSLLDGGPQQASLGPGPRHSHSATAHLDCMYLFGGLRGLREQRDFWRWNSSSHTWSSLKTMSGPSRLVGHSAVAYKDSMLLFGGGESQNSPVNCLWRYSFTSQAWERLATLPGSTAPPRIHHCCAGLGPGYRPGTAGPCLGSGLKPRLLDGRLRPFKNKCFPSPLSFLGSEGGIELETFGPDGGRMLGEFSQGDRGNGGLTGKDAQRLGNCLTFENQAFSKRWSSEEEEEDLLDTEEEDIAQHLPDLLLVLGGKPLTRHSPVSVWQMTMTDS, from the exons ATGCCAGCTATGAGTCAGAAGAGTCCCTGCCTGTGGACTCGGCTCCCCCAGGGCAGCCAGTCGCCGCGTGACCGCTACAAGCATGCCTGCTGCACCTACGATGGGGACGTCTATGTCCTGGGAGGCAGGAACAACCACTGCCTGAGGGACTTCTGGAGGTACAGCGTGG TGCGTAACGAGTGGACGGAGTTGGTCTGCACCAGTGAAGCGGCACCAGAGGAACTCGAGGAACACTCTATGGTGGCTCATGAG GGCTTTCTGTATGTGTTTGGAGGAATGCTGGATTCTGCATACACAGAATGGAGATGTCCGCTCTGGGTATTTCACATTG cgaAGCAGAAATGGGTGCACTGGCAGGGAAAGAAGAGCTCCCCCAAG acccAAATGCCAACCAACAGAAAGGGACATAGTGCCGTGGTGTTTGGCTCTGCCATGTTCGTTTATGGAGGATACGTAGACATGAGAGGATCCTCGCAGGAGTTCTGGAGTTTGGATTTTG ATACCATGGCCTGGTCCCTGCTGGACGGCGGCCCCCAGCAGGCCTCGCTGGGCCCGGGACCCAGACACAGCCACTCTGCCACGGCCCACCTGGACTGCATGTACCTGTTCGGGGGCTTGAGAGGTTTACGGGAGCAGAGAGACTTCTGGAGGTGGAACTCCAGCAGCCACACCTGGAGCAGCCTCAAAACCAT GTCCGGTCCCTCCAGACTGGTGGGCCACTCAGCCGTGGCCTACAAGGACAGCATGCTCCTGTTCGGGGGAGGCGAGAGCCAGAACTCGCCTGTGAACTGCCTGTGGAGGTACAGCTTCACCTCGCAGGCCTGGGAGCGGCTGGCCACGCTCCCCGGCTCTACCGCTCCCCCCAGGATCCACCACTGCTGCGCCGGGCTGGGCCCCGGCTACCGGCCCGGGACCGCCGGCCCCTGCCTCGGCTCCGGACTCAAACCCAGGCTGCTGGACGGCAGACTCAGGCCCTTCAAGAACAAGTGCTTCCCCTCGCCGCTCAGTTTCCTGGGGTCAGAGGGCGGTATAGAGCTGGAGACGTTCGGCCCGGACGGGGGCAGGATGCTCGGCGAGTTTTCGCAGGGGGACCGGGGTAACGGGGGCCTGACGGGGAAAGACGCCCAGCGGCTCGGGAACTGTCTGACCTTCGAGAACCAGGCCTTCAGTAAGCGGTGgagcagcgaggaggaggaggaggacctgCTCGacacggaggaggaggacatcGCCCAGCACCTGCCCGatctgctgctggtgctggggGGGAAACCTCTGACCAGACACTCGCCCGTCTCCGTGTGGCAGATGACCATGACGGACTCATGA